From Achromobacter spanius, a single genomic window includes:
- a CDS encoding DUF883 family protein → MATRKSEDVAKEKLMDSVKTSLNDAESLLREAASSTGDKANELRDRAMTSLRRTREALYEAQDAVLERGRKAARATDDYVHDNPWQAIGVAGVTGLLLGLLISRR, encoded by the coding sequence ATGGCAACGAGAAAATCCGAAGACGTCGCAAAAGAAAAACTCATGGACAGTGTCAAGACCAGCCTGAACGACGCCGAAAGCCTGCTGCGCGAAGCCGCCAGCAGCACCGGCGACAAGGCTAACGAACTGCGCGACCGCGCCATGACGTCGCTGCGGCGCACGCGCGAGGCCCTGTACGAAGCGCAGGATGCCGTCCTCGAACGTGGCCGCAAGGCCGCCCGTGCGACGGATGACTACGTGCACGACAATCCCTGGCAAGCCATCGGGGTGGCAGGCGTGACCGGCCTGCTGCTCGGCTTGCTGATCAGCCGCCGCTGA
- a CDS encoding phage holin family protein, whose amino-acid sequence MGLRKTVFGVASSLVGLMRTRLELLALEAADEKARLLKLLGLAFAALLFLTLAVLVATITIAVAFWPTEDRYLALGLLAAFYGVAGVVLLLVVRHGLVYGPAPFSATLEELGRDAELLDRVRDAQADEDTAVRRREGF is encoded by the coding sequence ATGGGTCTACGAAAAACTGTTTTCGGTGTTGCCTCCAGCCTGGTCGGGCTGATGCGCACGCGGCTGGAGCTGCTGGCTCTTGAAGCCGCGGACGAAAAGGCGCGCCTGCTCAAGCTGCTGGGCCTGGCGTTTGCGGCCCTGCTATTTTTGACGCTGGCGGTTCTGGTGGCCACCATCACCATCGCCGTGGCGTTCTGGCCCACGGAAGACCGCTACTTGGCCCTGGGGCTGCTGGCGGCTTTCTATGGTGTTGCTGGCGTGGTGCTGCTGCTCGTGGTGCGCCACGGGCTGGTGTACGGACCGGCGCCGTTCTCGGCCACGCTCGAAGAGCTGGGCCGCGATGCGGAGTTGCTGGATCGCGTGCGCGATGCGCAAGCCGATGAAGACACCGCGGTCCGCCGGCGCGAGGGGTTCTGA